CCAGCACTGCAACAGTCACCGACGCTGCTACGGCTACACGCCCGACGCTACGCCAGATGGGTGCTTTGCGTGTTGGAACTGCTTCGTCGGCCAGCGCCGCAGACACCGCAGATGCGATATCCAGTTGCGGCACCAACAGTTCACGATGCATGGCTGCACGGGCGACCTGGTAACGCGACCAGGTGCCACGTAGCTCGCCATCTTCGCTGGCTGCGAGCACACGCCGCAGTTCCAGTTCGTCCGCTTCGTTATCCATCACCGCGGACAGCGATTCCTGCAGGGTTTCACGACTCATGGCGTTCCTCTCTTGGCTGTCGCCGCTGCCTTAGGTTTCCTGCAGCAGAGGCTGCAGGGACTTATCAATTGCCTCACGTGCACGGAAGATCCGTGAACGCACTGTTCCTACCGGACACTGCATGACACCGGCAATGTCCTCGTAACTCAGACCTTCAAACTCACGCAAGGTCAGAGCCGTGCGTAGGTCATCTGGCAACTGGGCGATGGTTCGATGCACGGTGGCTTCGATCTCGTCGCGCAGCAATGCCCGCTCCGGTGACTCGATGTCCTTGAGGCCGTGATCGCCATCGTAGAACTCCGCGTCATCGCTACTTACATCACTATCCGGTGGCCGCCGACCGCGGGACACCAGATAATTCTTCGCCGTGTTGATGGCGATGCGGTACAGCCACGTATAGAACGCGCTGTCCCCGCGAAAGTTTCCAAGCGCTCGGTAGGCTTTTACGAACGCCTCCTGAGCGACATCCTGAGCCTCGTGGGTGTCGTGCACGAATCGCACGATCAAACCGAGGATCTTGTGCTGATACTTCAGCACCAACAGATCGAAGGCACGCTTGTCACCACGCTGCACTCGCTCGACCAGTTGCTGATCATCTTCCTGGGTTAGCATGCACGCTCCTCATTAGGCTTGGAGGAGGCTTGCGCCCGTAAGCGAATCAGCTTGCCAAGATAGACTCGGGTCTTACGCAAAAGTTCTCCCCTCCAAGCAAGCTTCCCGCAAAGATTACTTTTCTCTGCCGGGAATGGCGCCAGCGGAACCTTTCCGCTCGCGCAAATAATCTTATCGCCGCTCATTTCCCACACCCTCCGCTGACTTCAGATGCAGGCACGCGCAAGCGCTCTCCCTTATATGGGCGACCCTCTATGGAACCTTAATGACTAAGAAAGTTCCCGAGCACCACGGTCGGTCATAAGCCACCTATTGTGCCGCTGCCCCTCTCTATATACTAGGGCTCGCTTTCACGCGGAACTCGGACATGAGCCAACACTTCCAGCACGACGTTCTGGTTATCGGCAGCGGTGCCGCCGGCCTGACCCTCGCCCTTACCCTTCCAACCCACTTGCGCATCGCGGTCTTGAGCAAAGGCAATCTTGCCAACGGCTCGACCTACTGGGCGCAAGGTGGTGTAGCGGCAGTCCTGGACGACACCGACACGGTCGAATCCCATGTCGCCGACACCCTCGACGCAGGCGCCGGCCTGTGCCGCGAAGACGCAGTGCGATTCACGGTAGAACACAGCCGCGAAGCCATCCAGTGGCTGATCGACCAGGGCGTGCCTTTTACCCGCGACGATGAAACCGCGCGCGAGGATGGCGGTTTCGAGTTCCACCTGACCCGCGAAGGTGGCCATAGCCATCGACGCATCATTCACGCAGCCGACGCTACCGGCGCAGCGATCTTCAATACGCTGCTGGAGCAGGCCCGGCAACGCCCGAACATCGAACTACTGGAGCAACGCGTCGCCGTCGACCTGATCACCGAACGCAAACTCGGCCTGGATGGTGAGCGCTGTCTGGGGGCTTACGTACTGGATCGTGCTCGCGGTGAAGTGGACACCTTCAGCGCGCGCTTCGTGATTCTCGCCACCGGCGGCGCAGCCAAGGTCTACCTCTATACCAGCAACCCGGACGGCGCCTGCGGCGACGGCATTGCCATGGCCTGGCGGGCCGGCTGCCGCGTCGGCAATCTGGAGTTCAACCAGTTCCACCCCACCTGCCTGTATCACCCACAAGCCAAGAGCTTCCTGGTCACCGAAGCCGTACGTGGCGAAGGCGGCTTGCTCAAGCTGCCCAATGGCGAACGCTTCATGCAGCGCTTCGACGAACGCGCCGAACTGGCACCGCGCGATATCGTCGCCCGCGCCATCGACCATGAAATGAAGCGTCTGGGTGTCGACTGCGTCTATCTGGACATCAGTCACAAGCCCGCCGAGTTCATCAAGAGTCACTTCCCCACCGTCTACGAGCGCTGCCTGGGCTTTGGCATCGACATCACCAGGCAGGCCATCCCAGTCGTCCCCGCAGCGCATTACACCTGCGGCGGTGTGGTGGTCGATCAGCATGGCCGTACCGACGTACCAGGCTTGTATGCCATCGGCGAAACCAGCTTTACCGGCCTGCATGGCGCCAACCGCATGGCCAGCAATTCGCTGCTCGAATGCTTCGTCTATGCGCGCTCGGCCTGCGCGGATATCACCGAGCAGTTGAACACGATCGAGATGCCCAGCGACCTGCCGGACTGGGACGCCAGCCAGGTGACCGACTCGGACGAGGACGTGATCATCGCCCACAACTGGGACGAGCTGCGCCGCTTCATGTGGGACTACGTCGGCATCGTGCGCACCAACAAGCGCCTGCAGCGCGCGCAACATCGCGTGCGCCTGCTGCAGGACGAGATCGATGAGTTCTACTCCAACTACAAGGTCAGTCGCGACCTGATCGAGCTGCGCAACCTCGCCCTGGTCGCCGAGCTGATGATCAGCTCGGCCATGCAGCGCCATGAGAGCCGCGGGCTGCACTACACCCTCGACTACCCCGAGCAGTTGGCCGAAGCCCGCGACACTATTCTGACGCCGACGCCCCAGGCTCAGCCCAGCGCCGCCGGCTGAACTTCAGACGCAAACGCAGGCGCCGGTGCTGCTCCGGCGCCAACGCGTCACACGGAATGCACGAGCCGCGACTGAAGCACTGGCCTGGCAAGCGATAGCGCAGCACCACGACCAGCGGCAAGGCCAGGCTGTCAGGACGTAGTTGCACCGCCTGCCAGCCAGTTGCAGCGCTGTATAGATGCCAGCCGAATCCATCACGGCGCAGTCCGGTGATGGCCTTCGGCGCCGTCAGCAGAACGTGTCGCGGCAGCACCCAGGCGGCATGCGCAAGGCACGCCACGAATGACAGCAGCTTCGACCAGGTGGGAATGTCGGCCAGCCACGGCGCCAGCAAGGCCAACGCCAGGACCGACAGATAGAGCCTCAGCAGCCAGCGTGATGGCTGCCAACGGCACTCGAAAACATCACTTGGGTTGGACACGGTCCAGGATCATGCGCACGATGTGACGCAGATCGGCATCCTCGGGCTCGCCGCGCTGCATGAACCAGCCGAACATGTCCTGATCCTCGCATTCCAGCAGTTTGCGATAGCGCGCCTGGTTCTCGACATCCAGGCTCGGGTACACCTCCTTGACGAAAGGTACCAGCAGCACATCCAGCTCCAACATGCCACGGCGGCTATGCCAGAACAGGCGATTCAGTTCACTTTGCTCAACCATGCAACGGACTCCTCGAACGAGGCCGGCAGTATAACGGCGAATTGCGTCGCTGTTCACCGCGACGCTGCGCAATTGCGCTGACAAGGCCCTGCCCTGCCCACTATGATGATGCCCCTGACCTTTATTCAGTGACTCGATTTGCATCATGGCCGATAGCGCTTACTTCACCCTCCTCGATCACGAAGGCCTGCTCGCCGTTCGCGGCGCGGACGCAGCCAAGTTCCTGCAGGGCCAAGTGACCTGCAACCTCAATTACCTCAGCGCCAGCCAATCCAGTCTTGGCGCCCGCTGCACGCCCAAGGGCCGCATGTTGTCGAGCTTTCGCATCGTCGCGGTGGAAGACGGCTATCTGCTGGCCATGGCACGCGAACTGATCGAGTCGCAGCAGGCCGATCTGCAGAAATATGCGGTGTTCTCCAAATCCAAGCTCAGCGATGAAAGCGCCGCCTGGGTCCGTTTCGGCCTGGCCGGCGGCGACGCCGTGCTCGGCGAGCTTGGCCTGCAATTGGGCTCTGCCAGCGACTCCATCACCAGCGCTGGACCGTTAATTGCCGTGCGCCTGAGCGATGGCCGTGCCGAGTTGTGGGCTCCGGCCGCCGAAACAGAACAACTGCAAGGCCGCCTGGCCGCCGCGCTGCCGCAGGCGCCGCTGAACGACTGGCTACTGGCTCAGGTTCGTGCCGGCGTGGGCCAGGTGTTCGGCGCCACACGTGAGCTGTTCATTCCGCAGATGATCAACCTGCAGGCCCTCGGCGGCGTAAGCTTCAAGAAGGGCTGCTACACCGGCCAGGAGATCGTCGCGCGCATGCAGTACCTGGGCAAGCTCAAGCGTCGCCTGCAGCGGCTGCGCCTGGTCGGCTCCGAGCTGCCGGCCGTCGGCATCGAATTGTTCTCCCCGGTCCATGGCTCCAGCGTCGGTGAAGTGGTGCTGGCGGCCCAGGCCGGCGACGCCATCGAGTTGCTCGCCGTGCTGCAGGAAGATGCCGTGAACGACGGCCGTATTCACCTCGGCAGCAGTGAGGGCCCGACGCTGACCCTGCTCGATCTGCCTTATCAGCTGGATGCCGACCAGGAAATCCAGCGCTGACTAAACTTCCCCGGCGCCGCATCGGATCGCCTAAGAGAGCTATTTCATGAGCAAGCTTGCCGAAAAAGTCCAACAGGAACTGATCCACGCCATCGAGAACGATGAGCTGGTACTGCCCACCTTGCCCGAGGTGGCATTGCGGGTGCGTGAAGCAGCGGAAGACCCGGATGTGGGCATTCCGCAGATCAGCAAGGTAATCGGTAACGACGCAGCCCTCACCGCGCGCATCATCAAGGTGGTCAACAGCCCGCTGCTGCGCAGCAACAAGGAAATCACCGACCTGCAGATGGCCGTCAGCCGTCTGGGCATCAATTACACCTGCAACCTGGCCACCGGCCTGGCCATGGAGCAGATGTTCCAGGCCACCAGCGACGTGGTCGACCGCAAGATGCGCGAGGTGTGGAACAAGAGCACCGAGATCGCCGGTATCTGTCACGTGTTGTGCCGTCACTACACCCGCCTGATGCCGGACCAGGCCACCCTCGCCGGCCTGGTGCACCAGATCGGCGTGCTGCCGATCCTCACCTATGCCGAAGAACACAACGAACTGCTGGCCGACTCCATCAGCCTCAATCACGTGATCGAGCAGATTCACCCGATCATCGGCGACAAGATCCTGCGTACCTGGGAGTTCCCCGAGCCCATCGCCATCGTGCCGAGCCAGTATCTGGATTTCACCCGCGACTCGGCCAAGGTCGATTACGTCGATATCGTTCAGGTCGCCACGCTGCAAAGCTACCTGGGCAGCGAGCACCCCTACACCCAGCTGGACTGGAGCAAGGTACCGGCATTCTCCAAGCTTGGCCTGGACCCGCAGGTCGACATGCAGGCCGACGAAGACCTCTCCGCCGCCATGGAAGCAGCCATGAGCATGCTGCAGTAAAAGCATCTCGCCATGGATGGCAAAAAATTGTCGGGAGCAATTTTTGACGTCGCTGCGCGACGGCCCGAAGGGTGATCTACAGGGACGCAGATCACAAAATGCCTCTACACTCGAGCCATTCGCTTGAGGAAGTAGA
The genomic region above belongs to Pseudomonas sediminis and contains:
- a CDS encoding succinate dehydrogenase assembly factor 2, with amino-acid sequence MVEQSELNRLFWHSRRGMLELDVLLVPFVKEVYPSLDVENQARYRKLLECEDQDMFGWFMQRGEPEDADLRHIVRMILDRVQPK
- the nadB gene encoding L-aspartate oxidase — translated: MSQHFQHDVLVIGSGAAGLTLALTLPTHLRIAVLSKGNLANGSTYWAQGGVAAVLDDTDTVESHVADTLDAGAGLCREDAVRFTVEHSREAIQWLIDQGVPFTRDDETAREDGGFEFHLTREGGHSHRRIIHAADATGAAIFNTLLEQARQRPNIELLEQRVAVDLITERKLGLDGERCLGAYVLDRARGEVDTFSARFVILATGGAAKVYLYTSNPDGACGDGIAMAWRAGCRVGNLEFNQFHPTCLYHPQAKSFLVTEAVRGEGGLLKLPNGERFMQRFDERAELAPRDIVARAIDHEMKRLGVDCVYLDISHKPAEFIKSHFPTVYERCLGFGIDITRQAIPVVPAAHYTCGGVVVDQHGRTDVPGLYAIGETSFTGLHGANRMASNSLLECFVYARSACADITEQLNTIEMPSDLPDWDASQVTDSDEDVIIAHNWDELRRFMWDYVGIVRTNKRLQRAQHRVRLLQDEIDEFYSNYKVSRDLIELRNLALVAELMISSAMQRHESRGLHYTLDYPEQLAEARDTILTPTPQAQPSAAG
- the rpoE gene encoding RNA polymerase sigma factor RpoE, with translation MLTQEDDQQLVERVQRGDKRAFDLLVLKYQHKILGLIVRFVHDTHEAQDVAQEAFVKAYRALGNFRGDSAFYTWLYRIAINTAKNYLVSRGRRPPDSDVSSDDAEFYDGDHGLKDIESPERALLRDEIEATVHRTIAQLPDDLRTALTLREFEGLSYEDIAGVMQCPVGTVRSRIFRAREAIDKSLQPLLQET
- a CDS encoding YgfZ/GcvT domain-containing protein, producing the protein MADSAYFTLLDHEGLLAVRGADAAKFLQGQVTCNLNYLSASQSSLGARCTPKGRMLSSFRIVAVEDGYLLAMARELIESQQADLQKYAVFSKSKLSDESAAWVRFGLAGGDAVLGELGLQLGSASDSITSAGPLIAVRLSDGRAELWAPAAETEQLQGRLAAALPQAPLNDWLLAQVRAGVGQVFGATRELFIPQMINLQALGGVSFKKGCYTGQEIVARMQYLGKLKRRLQRLRLVGSELPAVGIELFSPVHGSSVGEVVLAAQAGDAIELLAVLQEDAVNDGRIHLGSSEGPTLTLLDLPYQLDADQEIQR
- a CDS encoding sigma-E factor negative regulatory protein; its protein translation is MSRETLQESLSAVMDNEADELELRRVLAASEDGELRGTWSRYQVARAAMHRELLVPQLDIASAVSAALADEAVPTRKAPIWRSVGRVAVAASVTVAVLAGVRFYNQDDLSGAQLAQQEASPVLSVPQVQGPALLAGYNSSEEVGEAAEAGTASWHEQRLPNYLRQHAQEAVMGSGETALPYARAASLENR
- a CDS encoding protein YgfX gives rise to the protein MSNPSDVFECRWQPSRWLLRLYLSVLALALLAPWLADIPTWSKLLSFVACLAHAAWVLPRHVLLTAPKAITGLRRDGFGWHLYSAATGWQAVQLRPDSLALPLVVVLRYRLPGQCFSRGSCIPCDALAPEQHRRLRLRLKFSRRRWAEPGASASE
- a CDS encoding HDOD domain-containing protein; the protein is MSKLAEKVQQELIHAIENDELVLPTLPEVALRVREAAEDPDVGIPQISKVIGNDAALTARIIKVVNSPLLRSNKEITDLQMAVSRLGINYTCNLATGLAMEQMFQATSDVVDRKMREVWNKSTEIAGICHVLCRHYTRLMPDQATLAGLVHQIGVLPILTYAEEHNELLADSISLNHVIEQIHPIIGDKILRTWEFPEPIAIVPSQYLDFTRDSAKVDYVDIVQVATLQSYLGSEHPYTQLDWSKVPAFSKLGLDPQVDMQADEDLSAAMEAAMSMLQ